One window of Pleurodeles waltl isolate 20211129_DDA chromosome 3_1, aPleWal1.hap1.20221129, whole genome shotgun sequence genomic DNA carries:
- the LOC138283192 gene encoding cholesterol 25-hydroxylase-like protein 1, member 2 — protein MDLVIEPSQLFETFLSRRPLLQPLWDYLRFNYSDALRSPLFPVILTVSSYVIFCIPYLIFNIMGRKWTSIHKYKIQQNRNPTAAMILSCVGVTLRNHLFYIFPASVAQWYWRPPVPLPEECPTIPEMVVGVVGSLLLFDFQYFIWHLIHHKNRWLYKTFHALHHDYIAPFSLATQCLGGWELITVGFWTTANPILLRCHLLTTWVFMLFHVYVSVEDHSGYDLPWSTSRLVPFGIYGGPIKHDMHHQKPMSNYAPHFAHWDKLFGTHAEFGFSKGYLEPVAPNGTCCISSRMDSLYDEGVHPTERTAEEKKDR, from the coding sequence ATGGATTTAGTGATTGAGCCATCTCAACTTTTTGAGACTTTTCTTTCCAGAAGACCTTTACTCCAGCCTCTGTGGGATTACCTGAGGTTCAACTACTCGGATGCCTTGCGATCACCCCTTTTCCCAGTGATCCTGACTGTGTCCTCGTATGTCATCTTCTGCATTCCCTACCTAATCTTCAATATTATGGGGAGGAAATGGACTTCAATCCACAAGTACAAAATTCAACAGAACCGGAACCCAACAGCAGCCATGATACTGAGCTGTGTAGGTGTGACCCTACGCAATCACTTGTTCTACATCTTCCCAGCATCAGTAGCACAGTGGTACTGGAGGCCCCCGGTTCCCCTCCCAGAAGAGTGTCCAACCATCCCTGAGATGGTTGTTGGAGTGGTAGGAAGCCTACTTCTCTTTGATTTCCAGTACTTCATCTGGCACCTGATCCACCACAAGAATAGGTGGCTGTACAAGACGTTTCATGCTCTTCACCATGACTACATAGCTCCCTTTTCATTGGCCACCCAATGCCTGGGTGGATGGGAACTGATTACTGTCGGCTTCTGGACCACCGCCAATCCCATACTCCTGCGGTGCCATCTGCTCACCACTTGGGTTTTCATGCTGTTTCACGTCTATGTGTCAGTGGAAGACCATAGTGGCTATGACTTGCCTTGGTCAACTTCACGTCTGGTCCCATTTGGCATCTATGGGGGACCCATAAAGCATGACATGCACCATCAAAAACCCATGAGCAACTATGCACCTCACTTCGCCCActgggacaaactgtttgggacacatgcagaaTTTGGCTTCTCCAAAGGCTACCTGGAACCTGTTGCTCCCAATGGAACCTGCTGCATCAGCAGTCGCATGGATTCTTTGTACGATGAAGGGGTCCATCCAACAGAGCGAACTGCGGAGGAGAAGAAGGACAGATGA